TCAGCATCGTCGCCGGCAGCGATTGCAATCTTGGCACCAAGCATCAATTCATCTGGGCCCAAATAAAGAGTCTTCATGTGAATCACCGATTGCACACCTGGAGTGGCCATCAAGGCCCCGCGAATCGCGGCAGCGTCTTCAGCAGTGGCGCCCTCGCCGACCAAAAGGCTAGAGGTTTCGAAGCCCAAAACAATTGCAACCAGAACCAGCAGCACACCAATAGCCAGTGTTCCGATCGCGTCCCAGATTGGATTATGGGTGATAACCGTGAGCCCAACACCGGCAAATGCCAGAACCAGACCAATCAGTGCGGCAAGGTCTTCGAGCAAGATCACCGGCAGCTCTGGGCTCTTGGCTCGACGGATAAATTCAACCCACCCTTTGCCGTGACGAACATGGTTGGCCTCTTTTACAGCAGTGCGCAAACTAAAACTCTCGAGCACAATCGCGGTAGCCAACACAACTAGCGGCAACCAAACCACCTCTAGTTCGTGTGGATGTTGCAGTTTAGAAATGCCCTCGGTAATCGAGAACAATCCACCGACAGAGAACAGCACAATCGACACCATGAATGCGTAGATGTATCGGCTGCGGCCATAACCAAAAGGATGCTCTGGGGTTGCTGCTCGACGTGAACGCTTGCCGCCAACAATGAGCAGAATTTGGTTGCCAGAGTCAGCTAGTGAGTGGATTCCCTCGGCCAACATCGAGGCTGATCCCGAGAAAAACGCTGCGATGAACTTGGTGATTGCAATGCCGATGTTTGCCAGCAGCGCTGCAATGATGGCGCGCATAGAACCCTCTGTACTCATGTGTAGTAGCCTATTTGACGGTTACGTGTCCGAGCGGCCGAAGGTGCAACTCTCGAAAAGTTGTGTGGGTGAAAGCCCACCGTGGGTTCAAATCCCACCGTAACCGCCACTTTTATAAAGGGGGCTCAAAATGAAACGACTCCTAACTGGGCTTGCCCTGATCGCCGGCACGACTTTGCCGCTGACCGGCTGCGTAATTTTTGTGCCGTATCCGGTGCCCACTTCGGTGCCTGGCCCAACTCACTCCGACCCTCCATTCAACTTCGATGAAGTTGCAGCCGAAACCTTGGAGTTTGCCAAGACGCTAATCGGACTTGAAGAGCAGGATGCGATTCGAGCAATCGAGGCCCGCGGTTACGAGTACCGCGTAGTTGAACGCGACGGCGAATCGTTCCCAGTCACTCTCGACTATCGCCCGACCAGAATCAATCTTTCAATCGAGGGGCTCATCGTTGTTGACGTCAACGTGGGCTAAGCCAAAAAGATTCATGGCCGCATTGGTGGCCGGCTTGCTTGCGACTATTTCGCTAACCGGATGTGCTTCAAGAACCGAGCCTCTTGTCGAGCAGTTGGCCACCAACTCGGGCCTCGAGCATTTCACACTGCTTGAAGAAAGCACCGAGGGCGATTGCGGAGGTCTGGTCGTTTGTGCCGACCGGTATTACGAACTTGCCTTCACGGCGCCAATTTCGGTAGAGCCAAATCAGATTTGCACCGATGTTTTGGCGTTCGCAGCTCGTTTCCAGGCAGACGGTTATTCGCGAGACTCGCAGTACCCAACGGCAAGCAACCTTGCCTCAAACGAGGTAGCAGCCCAGCAATTTTGCCTCACAACAATGAGCACAGAGCTGATCAACTGGGATCAAACAACTTTTTACAGCGGTGTCATGTTTTATCTGCCTGGCCAGGATGACGGTCTGGCAAAAATTGTGACTTTGCGCAGAAGCATTGATGACTTGTACGTGCTGACCATTGGCTTTAGTCGTGACCCCAA
This portion of the Rhodoluna limnophila genome encodes:
- a CDS encoding cation diffusion facilitator family transporter, with the protein product MSTEGSMRAIIAALLANIGIAITKFIAAFFSGSASMLAEGIHSLADSGNQILLIVGGKRSRRAATPEHPFGYGRSRYIYAFMVSIVLFSVGGLFSITEGISKLQHPHELEVVWLPLVVLATAIVLESFSLRTAVKEANHVRHGKGWVEFIRRAKSPELPVILLEDLAALIGLVLAFAGVGLTVITHNPIWDAIGTLAIGVLLVLVAIVLGFETSSLLVGEGATAEDAAAIRGALMATPGVQSVIHMKTLYLGPDELMLGAKIAIAAGDDAEFIVKTIDAAEANVRAAVPATRVIYLEPDLLRVSA